The window ATTGGTTGGATATATGCCAAAAAAGTATGACTTATGGTTTTAAAACCGTTGCCATTAACAATGCAGGTATTGCATTTTGTAAAAAGGCGTTGGAAGGTTCGGATGTATTGGTAGATGCTGCTGTAAGTTTTCCATTAGGACAATGCACACTGGAGACAAAATGTTTTGAAACATTAGATGCCATTAAAAAAGGTGCAGGTGAAGTGGACTATGTCATTAATATGGTTGAGCTCAAGAATAAGAATCATGATTATATTAAAAAAGAAATGGCATCTATCGTGGATATATGCAGACAACATCAAGTGGTGTCCAAGGTGATTTTTGAAACATGTTACTTAACCAAAGAAGAAATCGTACAACTATGTCAGATTGCTAATGACATTAAGCCAGATTTTATTAAAACATCCACAGGTTTTGGAGAATATGGAGCACGTATTGAAGATGTGACCATCATGAGGCAGTATGCAGATGAGGGTATACAAATAAAAGCATCTGGCGGAATACGCAGCCTTAGAGAATTCATGGCTTTTCTGGAAGCAGGTGCTACAAGAATTGGTACGTCTTCAGGTGTCAAAATTGTGAAGGAATATCAACAGCTTAAACATAATCTCTAAAGACATGTCCTCTTTGTGACGAAAGGTAGGTGTCCTATGAAATGGAAAAAAAGCAGCATAAAAGGACGTTTGTTTATCACATTTATGATTACATTAGCCTTACCTGTTTTTGCCTCTTCCTTTTATATGTACACCTACTCAAAAAAAGTGGTTAAAGAATTGATGATCGAAGCCATTGAGCAAACTTTTCGAGAAAGCAGAAAAAACATTGCCAGCTATTTTGATCGGGTGAATCAGGCATCCCACAATATCTATAAAAGTCAATTTCGAGGCAAAAGTTTAACAACCGTCATCAAAACCCATTATGATATGGAATCCGATTGGTTCTTTATGGATGCCATAAGTACCATTAAGGATTTTGAAGAGTCCATTTTTCAGATTTACCTGTATATGGAGAACATTAACAGGGCGTTTCTTTTTAGAGATTATATGATGGCCAATACAATCATAAATGAAGGTTATGCTTATGATACGGATGTTGAAGCTTGTGTCATATCCTTGCATCCAACACGGGATTATCACATACCCCATATGATTAACAAACATAAGCACGTCATTTCTTTTGTACGTAATATTTATGAAGTACCAAAAGACACCCAAATTGGGCAATTGGTCATTGATTTGGATGTGGATATATTTGATGTGCTGCTAAAAGATTTATACGATGCCAGCAGTGAGTCTTTTTATCT is drawn from Vallitalea pronyensis and contains these coding sequences:
- the deoC gene encoding deoxyribose-phosphate aldolase; translation: MDLDNLQVKHVAKMIDNTVLKPFISNDDWLDICQKSMTYGFKTVAINNAGIAFCKKALEGSDVLVDAAVSFPLGQCTLETKCFETLDAIKKGAGEVDYVINMVELKNKNHDYIKKEMASIVDICRQHQVVSKVIFETCYLTKEEIVQLCQIANDIKPDFIKTSTGFGEYGARIEDVTIMRQYADEGIQIKASGGIRSLREFMAFLEAGATRIGTSSGVKIVKEYQQLKHNL